A stretch of Aspergillus nidulans FGSC A4 chromosome VI DNA encodes these proteins:
- a CDS encoding putative MFS sugar transporter (transcript_id=CADANIAT00010309) encodes MMVAARVILGVGVGLEGGTVPVYVAETVERRIRGNLVSLYQFNIALGEVLGYAISAMFLRVPGNWRYILGSSLVFSTIMFVGMLFLPESPRFLVHQGKTLDAYKVWKRIRGIQTVEARDEFFVMTASVRQEENEVHEGAHNKRFPWMDFFTVPRARRSLIYANIMIILGQMTGINAIMYYMSVLMNQIGFNEENANYMSLVGGGSLLLGTIPAIFLMESFGRRFWAIVTLPGFFIGLVLIGASYQVDLKTDLMTVEALYLTGLIVYQGFFGCYACLTWVVPSEVYPTYLRSYGMTTSDALLFLMSFIVTYNFTAMQEAMGKTGLSLGFYGGIAAVGWVYQVFFMPETKDKTLEEIEEVFSRPTMDIVRENWAGVKETCGNLARGNFRKVFAEQTKRRRSVHETELKGLA; translated from the exons ATGATGGTCGCTGCTCGTGTTATCCTCGGCGTCGGTGTCGGTCTCGAGGGCGGTACTGTCCCCGTCTATGTTGCGGAGACCGTCGAGCGCCGCATTCGCGGTAATCTGGTTTCGCTGTACCAGTTCAACATCGCGCTCGGAGAGGTCCTCGGATATGCCATCTCTGCCATGTTCCTGCGCGTTCCTGGTAACTGGCGGTATATCCTTGGCTCATCGCTTGTCTTCTCTACTATCATGTTTGTTGG AATGCTCTTTCTCCCCGAGAGTCCCCGTTTCCTCGTCCATCAAGGCAAAACCCTCGACGCATACAAAGTCTGGAAGCGGATTCGCGGTATTCAGACCGTTGAAGCCCGCGAcgagttcttcgtcatgaCGGCTTCCGTCCGtcaggaagagaatgaggtcCATGAAGGCGCCCACAACAAGCGCTTCCCCTGGATGGATTTCTTCAC CGTCCCGCGCGCCCGCCGCTCCCTCATTTACGCCAATATCATGATTATCCTTGGGCAGATGACGGGTATCAATGCCATCATGTACTACATGAGTGTGCTTATGAACCAAATCGGTTTCAACGAGGAAAATGCAAACTATATGTCCCTCGTTGGTGGCGGCTCCTTGTTGCTCGGAACGATCCCCGCCATTTTCCTCATGGAGTCTTTCGGCCGCCGCTTTTGGGCCATTGTTACGCTCCCCGGATTCTTCATCGGTCTTGTTCTCATTGGCGCTAGTTATCAGGTCGACCTCAAGACGGACCTTATGACCGTCGAAGCCCTCTATCTTACCGGTCTCATCGTCTACCAGGGATTTTTCGGCTGCTACGCCTGTCTCACCTGGGTCGTTCCATCGGAAGTATACCCAACATACCTCCGCAGCTACGGGATGACAACCTCTGAcgccctcctcttccttatGTCCTTCATCGTGACATACAACTTCACGGCCATGCAAGAAGCCATGGGCAAGACGGGTCTGAGTCTGGGATTCTACGGTGGCATTGCGGCCGTCGGCTGGGTGTATCAGGTGTTCTTTATGCCCGAGACCAAAGACAAAACgcttgaggagattgaggaggtgTTTTCGAGGCCCACCATGGATATTGTGCGTGAGAACTGGGCAGGTGTTAAAGAGACGTGTGGGAACTTGGCCCGAGGAAACTTCAGGAAAGTCTTTGCTGAGCAGACGAAGCGACGGAGGAGTGTGCATGAGACTGAGTTGAAGGGCTTAGCGTAG
- a CDS encoding 3-isopropylmalate dehydrogenase B (transcript_id=CADANIAT00010310) — protein MSEKSYNILVLPGDGIGPEVMAEATKILSLFNTSTVRFRTQTELIGGCSIDTHGKSVTQAVLDAAVSSDAVLFAAVGGPKWDHIRRGLDGPEGGLLQVRKAMDIYANLRPCSVDSPSREIARDFSPFRQDVIEGVDFVVVRENCGGAYFGKKVEEDDYAMDEWGYSASEIQRITRLSAELALRHDPPWPVISLDKANVLASSRLWRRVVEKTMSEEYPQVKLVHQLADSASLIMATNPRALNGVILADNTFGDMVSDQAGSLVGTLGVLPSASLDGLPKPGEQRKVHGLYEPTHGSAPTIAGKNIANPTAMILCVALMFRYSFNMEAEARQIEAAVRTVLDKGIRTSDLGGSTGTREFGDAVVAALKGEL, from the exons ATGTCAGAGAAGTCAtacaacatcctcgtcctccccGGCGACGGGATTGGGCCTGAAGTTATGGCCGAAGCCACCAAGATCCTCTCCCTTTTCAACACATCCACCGTCAGATTCAGGACCCAGACGGAACTTATCGGTGGCTGTAGCATCGACACCCACGGCAAATCGGTGACGCAGGCTGTCCTCGATGCTGCCGTATCCTCTGATGCAGTCCTCTTCGCTGCCGTTGGAGGCCCAAAGTGGGACCATATCCGACGCGGACTCGACGGACCCGAGGGAGGGCTGCTCCAGGTACGGAAGGCTATGGACATTTATGCAAATCTGAGACCGTGTTCCGTTGATAGCCCAAGCAGGGAGATCGCCAGAGACTTCAGCCCCTTCAGGCAGGATGTTATAGAGGGGGTCGACTTCGTGGTCGTGAGGGAAAATTGTGGAGGCGCATACTTTGGGAagaaggttgaagaagacgattATG CAATGGACGAATGGGGCTACTCAGCCTCCGAAATACAGCGGATTACTCGACTCTCGGCGGAGCTCGCGCTGCGACACGATCCTCCCTGGCCTGTGATCTCTCTCGACAAAGCCAACGTGCTGGCCTCGTCGCGTCTCTGGCGCCGGGTTGTCGAAAAGACCATGAGCGAGGAATACCCGCAGGTGAAGCTTGTCCACCAGCTTGCTGATTCGGCGTCCTTAATCATGGCCACGAACCCGCGCGCTCTGAACGGCGTCATCTTGGCGGACAATACCTTTGGCGATATGGTATCCGACCAGGCAGGCTCTCTGGTCGGAACGCTGGGTGTCCTGCCTAGCGCGAGCTTGGATGGTTTACCCAAGCCGGGAGAGCAGAGGAAGGTACATGGGCTCTATGAGCCGACGCATGGGTCTGCCCCGAC AATTGCCGGTAAGAACATCGCCAACCCGACAGCGATGATCCTCTGCGTTGCGCTGATGTTCCGGTACTCGTTCAACATGGAGGCCGAGGCGCGGCAGATTGAGGCTGCAGTACGCACTGTTCTCGATAAGGGAATTCGAACATCTGATCTTGGAGGTTCGACGGGAACTAGAGAGTTTGGCGATGCGGTTGTTGCGGCGTTGAAGGGAGAGCTCTGA
- a CDS encoding uncharacterized protein (transcript_id=CADANIAT00010311), with the protein MTVIWGLDLHEICFSKFRSANMLNRAYHLRRTKMVVYQLAMILCVCSESVGTAAFSDYLDQQSYIQGQHPGVKIHNNSFIGAFSYNVFVGVAVAFIFGAAFFFDLFWPERHECKHVRISWKISAVVVTVMMLSSALTITCIGALHDAVVTGTDRDTAQTYRLEFSKKPSYTYRDNPKVIAAVVLAWPGWVFCVISTIVLFMSQKHDDKYGPMSKYGRSQEDGSIVVDKEGHNSPEPTAA; encoded by the exons ATGACCGTCATCTGGGGCCTCGATCTCCATGAGATTTGTTTCAGCAAGTTTAGATCTGCCAACATGCTCAACCGGGCGTACCATCTCCGTCGAACAAAGATGGTTGTCTATCAGCTTGCAATGATCCTCTGCGTCTGCTCAGAATCCGTCGGGACGGCTGCTTTTTCAG ACTACCTCGATCAACAAAGCTACATTCAAGGCCAGCACCCGGGTGTGAAAATCCACAACAACAGCTTTATTGGCGCGTTCTCGTACAACGTCTTTGTGGGGGTTGCAGTGGCGTTTATATTTGGTGCAGCGTTCTTTTTTGACCTCTTCTGGCCGGAGAGGCACGAGTGCAAACATGTACGAATCAGTTGGAAGATTTCGGCAGTAGTCGTTACTGTTATGATGCTGAGCTCGGCGCTGACTATCACG TGTATCGGCGCTCTACATGATGCCGTCGTTACAGGAACAGATCGCGACACTGCGCAGACGTATAGATTGGAGTTCTCGAAGAAACCCTCTTACA CATACCGAGATAACCCCAAAGTAATTGCCGCTGTTGTTCTTGCCTGGCCTGGGTGGGTATTTTGCGTTATTAG TACaatcgtcctcttcatgtCCCAGAAGCACGACGACAAGTACGGTCCAATGTCGAAGTACGGCCGTAGTCAGGAAGACGGCAGTATTGTGGTCGATAAGGAAGGACACAACAGTCCCGAGCCAACGGCGGCATAA